The Geobacter sp. AOG2 genome includes a window with the following:
- the ileS gene encoding isoleucine--tRNA ligase yields the protein MDYKDTLNLPQTDFPMKANLNQREPEILGKWEAEGLYARMEENSKDKPLYILHDGPPYANGHIHIGHALNKILKDVILKSKRMEGFRAPYVPGWDCHGLPIELQVEKNLGSKKHEISKLDMRRECRKYAEKFIAIQRDEFKRLGVLGDWDTPYLTMNYAYEGQTARELAKFAKNGGLYRGKKPVHWCSSCVTALAEAEVEYADHTSPSIYVRFALQDDVSGAIPALAGKQAYVVIWTTTPWTIPANLAVALHPEFDYVALETEKGVLIVAEGLKDTFLKAVGLTGEVIATFKATALERKRCKHPFYDRDSIVLLGEHVTLEAGTGCVHTAPGHGQEDYELGLKEGLDIYNPVDNHGKYIQNLEFFGGQFVFAANPAVIEKLTEVGALLGRADIVHSYPHCWRCKKPIIFRATEQWFISMQAADLRKKSLKAIDQVQWIPKWGKERIYGMIENRPDWCISRQRTWGVPITAFSCKACGEYLADGAIMDHVADHFTRHSADVWFNWEAAQLLPQGTECPKCGATEFEKEMDILDVWFDSGVSHAAVLEPNPELASPADMYLEGSDQHRGWFHSSLLESVGTRGRAPYKNVLTHGFVVDGSGRKMSKSVGNVVAPEEIIKKYGAEILRLWVAAQDYRDDIRISQEILSRLSESYRRIRNTSKYILGNINDFDPIKDSVPYAAMPEIDRWALHQLELLKEKVLASYGEYEFHVLYHAVNGFCTVEMSSFYLDILKDRVYTSKKNSLERRSAQTVMYRILDTLLRLIAPVLSFTADEAWQYLPGEHESSVHLAAFPKLQPEVRDDKLVERWERIMKVRAEISKALEQARVAKTIGHSLDAGVTICAEPELLAFLREYATELAAIFIVSKVTLVDAMEGDSYTTEALSGLRIQVSAAPGEKCERCWCYSEDLGQDTSHPAICPKCTKAVV from the coding sequence ATGGATTACAAAGACACTCTCAATCTGCCCCAAACCGACTTTCCCATGAAGGCCAACCTGAACCAGCGGGAACCGGAAATTCTCGGCAAATGGGAAGCGGAGGGATTGTATGCCCGCATGGAGGAAAACAGCAAGGACAAGCCGCTCTATATTCTGCACGACGGCCCCCCCTACGCCAACGGCCATATCCATATCGGCCACGCCCTGAACAAGATCCTCAAGGACGTGATCCTGAAGAGCAAGCGCATGGAGGGTTTCCGCGCGCCCTACGTGCCGGGCTGGGACTGCCACGGCCTGCCGATCGAACTCCAGGTGGAAAAGAACCTGGGGTCGAAAAAGCACGAGATATCCAAGCTGGATATGCGCCGCGAATGCCGGAAATACGCGGAGAAATTCATCGCCATCCAGCGGGACGAGTTCAAGCGCCTGGGCGTACTGGGCGACTGGGACACCCCCTACCTGACCATGAACTATGCATACGAGGGGCAGACCGCACGGGAACTGGCCAAGTTCGCCAAGAACGGCGGGCTGTACCGCGGCAAGAAGCCGGTCCATTGGTGTTCCTCCTGCGTCACGGCCTTGGCCGAGGCCGAGGTGGAGTATGCCGACCACACCTCGCCGTCCATCTACGTCCGTTTCGCCCTGCAGGACGACGTTTCCGGCGCCATCCCGGCCCTGGCCGGCAAGCAGGCCTATGTGGTGATCTGGACCACGACCCCCTGGACCATCCCGGCCAACCTGGCCGTGGCCCTGCACCCCGAGTTCGACTACGTGGCCCTGGAGACGGAAAAGGGCGTCCTGATCGTGGCGGAGGGGCTCAAGGACACGTTCCTCAAGGCCGTCGGCCTGACGGGTGAGGTCATTGCCACCTTCAAGGCGACCGCCCTGGAGCGCAAGCGGTGCAAACACCCCTTCTACGACCGCGATTCCATCGTCCTTCTGGGCGAGCACGTAACTCTGGAGGCCGGCACCGGCTGCGTCCACACCGCCCCGGGCCACGGCCAGGAGGACTACGAACTGGGCCTGAAGGAGGGACTCGATATCTACAATCCGGTGGACAACCACGGAAAGTATATCCAGAACCTGGAATTCTTCGGCGGCCAGTTCGTCTTTGCCGCCAACCCGGCCGTGATCGAAAAACTGACCGAGGTGGGGGCATTGCTGGGGCGGGCCGATATCGTCCACTCCTACCCCCATTGCTGGCGCTGCAAGAAGCCGATCATCTTCCGGGCCACCGAGCAGTGGTTCATCTCCATGCAGGCCGCCGACCTGCGCAAGAAGTCCCTGAAGGCCATCGATCAGGTACAGTGGATTCCCAAATGGGGCAAGGAGCGCATCTACGGCATGATCGAAAACCGGCCGGACTGGTGCATCTCGCGCCAGCGCACCTGGGGCGTGCCGATCACGGCCTTCTCCTGCAAGGCCTGCGGCGAATACCTGGCCGACGGCGCCATCATGGACCACGTGGCCGACCATTTCACCCGGCACAGCGCCGACGTCTGGTTCAACTGGGAGGCCGCTCAACTCCTCCCCCAGGGGACGGAATGTCCAAAATGCGGGGCAACGGAGTTCGAGAAGGAGATGGACATCCTGGACGTGTGGTTCGATTCGGGCGTCTCGCATGCGGCCGTGCTGGAGCCCAATCCGGAACTGGCCTCGCCGGCCGACATGTACCTGGAGGGGAGCGACCAGCACCGCGGCTGGTTCCACTCCTCGCTGCTGGAGAGTGTCGGCACTCGCGGCCGCGCCCCCTACAAGAATGTCCTGACCCACGGTTTCGTGGTGGACGGCTCCGGCCGCAAGATGAGCAAGTCGGTGGGCAACGTGGTGGCCCCGGAAGAGATCATCAAGAAGTACGGCGCCGAGATTCTGCGCCTGTGGGTGGCTGCCCAGGATTACCGCGACGACATCCGCATCTCCCAGGAGATCCTGAGCCGTCTGTCCGAATCCTATCGCCGTATCCGCAACACCAGCAAGTACATCCTGGGGAACATCAATGACTTCGACCCGATCAAGGACAGCGTGCCGTACGCGGCAATGCCGGAGATCGACCGCTGGGCCCTGCACCAGTTGGAACTGCTCAAGGAAAAGGTGCTGGCCTCCTACGGCGAGTACGAGTTCCATGTCCTGTACCATGCCGTGAACGGCTTCTGCACCGTGGAAATGAGCTCGTTCTACCTGGATATCCTCAAGGACCGGGTCTACACCAGCAAGAAAAACTCCCTGGAGCGGCGTAGCGCCCAGACCGTCATGTACCGCATTCTGGACACCCTGCTGCGCCTGATCGCTCCGGTGCTTTCCTTCACCGCCGACGAGGCCTGGCAGTACCTTCCGGGCGAACACGAGTCAAGTGTCCATCTGGCAGCATTTCCCAAACTCCAGCCCGAGGTAAGGGACGACAAGCTGGTGGAGCGCTGGGAGCGGATCATGAAGGTACGGGCCGAGATTTCCAAGGCCCTGGAGCAGGCCCGCGTGGCCAAGACCATCGGCCATTCCCTGGATGCCGGGGTGACCATCTGCGCCGAGCCGGAACTGTTGGCCTTCCTCCGGGAATACGCCACAGAACTGGCTGCAATCTTCATCGTCTCCAAGGTCACGCTGGTTGACGCCATGGAAGGCGACAGCTATACGACGGAAGCCCTCTCCGGTTTACGGATACAGGTGTCGGCCGCACCGGGCGAAAAATGCGAACGCTGCTGGTGTTACAGCGAGGATCTGGGACAGGATACATCGCATCCTGCCATCTGTCCAAAATGCACCAAGGCGGTAGTCTAG
- a CDS encoding rod shape-determining protein, producing the protein MLKIFDYLFGMFSNDLAIDLGTANTLVYLKGKGIVVREPSVVAVQKMHNGQQKVLKVGMEAKQMLGRTPGSITAIRPMKDGVIADFDITEEMLRYFIHKVHNRKTLVRPRIVICVPSGITQVEKRAVKESAESAGAREVYLIEEPMAASIGAGLPITEASGNMIVDIGGGTTEVAVISLAGIVYAQSTRMGGDKMDEAIVQYIRKKYNLQIGERMAESIKIEIGEAYPGPDVLSMSVKGRDLVSGIPKTIEVNSDEIREALKEAVNAIVDTVRICLEKTPPELAADIVDKGIFLAGGGAQLRNLDMLLREVTKVPVLIAENPLDCVVLGSGKVLDELNLLRRVAVTS; encoded by the coding sequence ATGTTGAAAATATTTGATTACCTGTTTGGTATGTTTTCCAATGACTTGGCCATTGACTTGGGAACCGCCAACACCCTGGTCTATCTGAAGGGCAAAGGGATCGTGGTTCGCGAACCTTCGGTGGTTGCGGTCCAGAAGATGCACAACGGCCAGCAGAAGGTGCTCAAAGTTGGTATGGAAGCCAAGCAGATGTTGGGCCGCACCCCTGGCTCCATCACCGCCATCCGCCCCATGAAGGACGGTGTCATCGCCGACTTCGACATCACTGAGGAGATGCTGCGCTACTTTATCCACAAGGTGCATAACCGCAAGACCCTGGTACGCCCCCGCATCGTCATCTGCGTTCCTTCAGGCATCACTCAGGTGGAGAAGCGTGCCGTCAAGGAATCGGCTGAATCGGCCGGTGCCCGCGAGGTGTACCTGATCGAGGAGCCGATGGCCGCCTCCATTGGGGCCGGCCTGCCCATTACCGAGGCCTCGGGCAATATGATCGTTGATATCGGCGGCGGCACCACCGAGGTGGCGGTAATCTCTCTGGCCGGCATCGTCTATGCCCAGTCCACGCGTATGGGGGGCGACAAGATGGACGAGGCCATCGTCCAGTACATCCGCAAGAAATACAATCTCCAAATTGGCGAGCGCATGGCCGAAAGCATCAAGATCGAAATCGGTGAGGCCTACCCCGGTCCCGACGTCTTGTCCATGAGCGTCAAGGGGCGCGACTTGGTATCCGGTATCCCCAAAACCATCGAGGTAAACTCGGACGAGATCCGCGAGGCCCTCAAAGAGGCAGTCAACGCTATCGTGGATACGGTGCGGATCTGTTTGGAAAAGACGCCACCCGAATTGGCGGCCGACATCGTTGACAAGGGCATCTTCCTGGCCGGCGGCGGCGCTCAACTGCGTAATCTTGACATGTTGCTGCGCGAAGTCACCAAGGTTCCGGTGCTGATCGCCGAGAATCCGCTGGACTGTGTTGTTCTCGGTTCCGGCAAGGTGCTTGATGAATTGAACCTTCTCCGCCGGGTCGCTGTTACGTCCTAA
- a CDS encoding glycosyltransferase family 2 protein, which produces MTNPPVDIIVPVWNSPFETRACLAAILRYSPEARMIIVDNGSNRDTELMLEEFSEPLGERGLFIKSERNIGLVPAINRGLARSDGDFAVIVRPHVLVTSGWLEALRDATQDAPVGIVSPVFSGSGAPLRLSVNNRRDSSSLETFTVSFSSLLLKAEMRMQIGCFDEGLDSGEWCLTDYIRRAWSKGYRTCTTSRSQLVCGQEAVFGSDERRQTQARISRERYLEQWGVSLHYGVYFGQDTDAVTLADAVETILEGSRRGHRFTLLLHHRQAREFHRCGWNSLHTGIELVRLSMLMPQRDLVRKIGVLRETAPEMIMVRWKDDAPAAGMEMAIPFDGMAATIWGGETQHEQDAGPAGPERR; this is translated from the coding sequence ATGACAAATCCCCCCGTCGACATAATCGTCCCCGTCTGGAACAGTCCTTTCGAAACCCGCGCCTGCCTGGCCGCGATCCTCAGGTACTCCCCCGAGGCTCGCATGATCATTGTCGATAACGGCAGTAACCGGGATACCGAATTAATGCTTGAAGAGTTCTCCGAACCGCTGGGGGAGCGCGGCCTGTTCATAAAATCCGAGCGCAATATTGGGCTGGTGCCGGCGATCAACAGGGGACTGGCGCGTTCCGATGGTGATTTTGCCGTTATTGTCCGCCCGCATGTGCTGGTCACATCCGGCTGGCTGGAAGCCCTCAGGGATGCCACTCAGGATGCCCCGGTCGGCATCGTTTCGCCGGTTTTCAGCGGCAGCGGGGCTCCATTGCGCCTTTCGGTCAATAACAGACGTGATAGCTCGTCGCTCGAGACCTTCACGGTATCGTTTTCGAGCCTACTTCTGAAAGCCGAGATGCGCATGCAGATCGGTTGCTTCGACGAGGGTTTGGACAGCGGCGAATGGTGTCTGACCGATTACATCCGTCGTGCATGGAGCAAGGGATATCGTACCTGTACGACGTCACGTTCCCAACTGGTCTGTGGTCAGGAAGCCGTCTTTGGTTCGGACGAGCGCCGGCAGACCCAGGCTCGCATCAGCAGGGAGCGCTATCTGGAGCAATGGGGCGTCAGCCTCCATTATGGCGTCTACTTTGGCCAGGATACGGATGCCGTTACCCTTGCCGATGCCGTGGAAACTATCCTTGAAGGTTCCCGTCGAGGGCATCGCTTCACCCTGCTGCTACATCATCGCCAAGCCAGGGAATTCCACCGTTGTGGCTGGAATTCCCTGCATACCGGCATAGAGCTGGTACGGCTGTCGATGCTCATGCCGCAGCGGGATCTTGTACGCAAGATAGGCGTGCTCCGGGAAACTGCCCCTGAGATGATCATGGTGCGCTGGAAGGATGATGCACCTGCTGCAGGCATGGAGATGGCCATCCCCTTCGACGGGATGGCTGCTACGATCTGGGGTGGAGAAACGCAACACGAGCAAGACGCCGGCCCAGCGGGGCCGGAACGGAGGTAG
- the gmhA gene encoding D-sedoheptulose 7-phosphate isomerase, with translation MVADVTAQLQAHRELFEVMEREMVPLITEMATILADTLTKGGKLLVMGNGGSAADAQHFAAEIVGRFKLERRALPAVALSTDTSILTAIGNDYGFEAVFSRQVEALAAPGDVVVGISTSGNSPNVLKAFQLARERGCCTIGLLGRDGGGIKAACNLALVVPSDDTPRIQEGHIAIIHIVCDLVEKALFG, from the coding sequence ATGGTTGCAGATGTGACGGCGCAGTTGCAGGCCCATCGTGAACTGTTCGAGGTTATGGAACGGGAGATGGTGCCGCTGATTACCGAGATGGCCACCATTCTGGCCGATACCCTCACCAAAGGAGGGAAGCTGTTGGTGATGGGCAACGGCGGATCGGCGGCCGACGCTCAGCACTTTGCTGCCGAGATCGTCGGACGATTCAAGCTGGAACGTCGGGCACTGCCGGCCGTGGCGCTCTCCACCGATACCTCTATCCTGACCGCTATCGGTAACGATTACGGCTTCGAGGCTGTCTTCAGCCGTCAGGTCGAGGCCCTTGCGGCACCGGGCGATGTGGTGGTCGGCATCTCCACCAGCGGCAATTCTCCCAACGTACTTAAGGCCTTTCAACTGGCGCGTGAGCGCGGCTGCTGCACCATCGGCCTGCTGGGGCGTGACGGTGGCGGCATCAAGGCCGCCTGCAATTTGGCGCTGGTCGTCCCGTCCGACGACACCCCCCGCATCCAGGAGGGGCATATCGCCATCATCCATATCGTCTGCGATCTGGTGGAAAAGGCATTGTTTGGATAA
- a CDS encoding DUF948 domain-containing protein: protein MTLTGIVLIVISAALCIMVLAFIPTLLAVKRAAISLGSLSDMVHKELKPALHELTAVLTELKTVGAGAADHADDVKRFMTALGETGDNLNTINRSVGMVAGVLNATSTWAIGAKVAGKYLIERYLKKRGGK from the coding sequence ATGACCTTGACCGGAATTGTGCTGATTGTTATCTCGGCGGCGCTCTGCATCATGGTGCTGGCCTTTATTCCGACCCTTCTGGCCGTGAAGCGGGCGGCGATCTCCCTGGGGTCGCTGTCGGATATGGTCCATAAAGAACTGAAACCGGCTCTCCATGAACTGACGGCGGTCTTGACCGAGTTGAAAACTGTTGGCGCGGGCGCTGCCGACCATGCAGACGATGTCAAACGTTTCATGACGGCACTGGGCGAAACCGGCGATAACCTTAACACCATAAACCGATCGGTGGGAATGGTTGCCGGGGTGCTCAACGCCACCTCGACCTGGGCGATCGGCGCCAAGGTGGCGGGGAAATATCTGATTGAACGCTATCTCAAGAAACGGGGAGGGAAATGA
- a CDS encoding YtxH domain-containing protein, translating to MSDEEKGISAGTVMVSFLAGAALGAGLALLYAPKSGKEMRETIADLTEDAVDKIKEYAKDAQDKIKTAIEDGKETIVEKKSILASAIEAGREAMHREKERTSTP from the coding sequence ATGTCTGACGAGGAAAAAGGAATTTCCGCTGGAACGGTAATGGTGTCTTTTTTGGCCGGAGCGGCTCTCGGCGCTGGACTTGCACTGCTGTATGCACCGAAAAGCGGCAAGGAGATGCGCGAAACCATTGCCGATCTGACCGAGGATGCGGTAGACAAGATCAAGGAATATGCCAAGGATGCCCAGGATAAGATCAAAACGGCCATCGAGGATGGTAAGGAAACGATCGTGGAGAAGAAATCCATCCTTGCGTCGGCTATCGAAGCCGGCCGGGAAGCGATGCATCGGGAGAAGGAGCGTACCTCCACGCCCTGA
- a CDS encoding transglycosylase SLT domain-containing protein, producing the protein MKHIVIAILLVLCAFPAGATEPVQPLLAELTSPTAPALPALEQVALVPRDELTAEAEPQQNTSGLFTLEELKDKTDDGTELALPDVDLPQADIPLTLNSKVEYFLNYFQTRGRQSFSRWLSRSSRYIPMMKEVFKREGMPEDLVYVAMIESGFHLHARSVANAVGPWQFISGTGRRYSLRIDQWIDERKDPLKATVAAALYLKELSGMFNGDWYLAAAGYNAGENKILRAISMYNTNDFWEISRGSYLKRETKEYVPKLLAAAIIAKDPARYGFSDVAYLSPIEFDTVKLPSRTDLELAAKLIGTTYETIKELNPDLRHWCTPPNYPDYELKIPKGTKLQFEAAYAKIPEDQRFTEKVLYTRYRARKRDSLKGIARRYNTTPDMLAELNGFSKKSRIAGKTLVVPVRQTVDFGHEGRSAANTAKGGYAKYYTVKKGDTLGSLARRFNVSSKLLSVWNNLKERVALKPGRRIIIAKFIEKNGEMVPEAQKS; encoded by the coding sequence GTGAAGCATATCGTCATAGCCATACTCCTTGTATTGTGTGCGTTTCCGGCTGGTGCGACGGAGCCGGTTCAACCCCTGCTGGCCGAATTAACGAGTCCTACGGCTCCGGCGCTGCCCGCATTGGAACAGGTGGCACTCGTCCCGCGCGACGAACTGACGGCCGAAGCGGAACCGCAGCAGAACACCAGCGGACTCTTTACCCTTGAGGAGCTTAAGGACAAAACGGATGATGGCACCGAACTAGCTCTGCCCGACGTTGATTTGCCCCAGGCCGATATCCCCCTTACCCTCAATAGTAAAGTTGAATATTTTCTTAACTATTTCCAGACCAGGGGCAGACAATCCTTTTCCCGCTGGCTCTCTCGCTCATCACGCTATATCCCGATGATGAAAGAGGTATTCAAGCGCGAAGGGATGCCGGAAGATTTGGTCTATGTGGCCATGATCGAGAGCGGTTTTCACCTGCATGCCCGTTCGGTGGCCAATGCCGTGGGGCCGTGGCAGTTTATCTCCGGCACTGGCCGGCGGTATTCCCTGCGCATCGACCAATGGATCGATGAACGTAAGGATCCGCTCAAGGCGACGGTCGCCGCCGCCTTGTACCTGAAAGAACTTTCCGGCATGTTCAACGGAGACTGGTATCTGGCTGCCGCCGGCTATAACGCCGGTGAAAACAAGATTCTGCGCGCCATCAGCATGTACAATACGAATGACTTCTGGGAGATTTCCCGAGGTTCCTATCTCAAGCGCGAGACCAAGGAGTATGTCCCCAAGCTGCTGGCTGCCGCCATAATAGCCAAGGACCCCGCCCGTTACGGTTTTTCCGACGTGGCCTACCTGTCACCGATCGAATTCGATACCGTCAAGCTTCCTTCGCGTACCGATCTGGAGCTAGCGGCCAAACTGATCGGCACTACCTATGAAACGATCAAGGAATTGAATCCCGACCTGCGCCATTGGTGCACCCCCCCCAATTATCCCGACTACGAACTCAAAATACCCAAGGGGACAAAGCTGCAATTCGAGGCCGCTTACGCCAAGATTCCCGAGGATCAGCGGTTCACTGAAAAGGTGCTCTATACCCGCTACCGCGCCCGTAAAAGAGACTCACTCAAGGGAATTGCCCGTCGTTACAACACAACCCCGGACATGCTGGCCGAATTGAACGGTTTCTCCAAAAAGAGCCGCATTGCTGGCAAGACCCTTGTGGTACCGGTTCGTCAGACGGTTGATTTCGGTCATGAGGGGCGTTCAGCCGCTAATACGGCCAAGGGTGGGTATGCCAAATATTATACTGTGAAGAAAGGCGACACCTTGGGGTCGCTCGCCAGACGCTTCAACGTTTCCTCAAAGCTTCTCTCGGTATGGAATAACCTGAAGGAACGGGTTGCCCTTAAGCCGGGACGGCGCATTATCATTGCAAAGTTTATCGAGAAAAATGGGGAAATGGTGCCCGAAGCACAGAAAAGCTGA
- a CDS encoding tetratricopeptide repeat protein, whose amino-acid sequence MYNILISAASGVALFLLLLFAVKLPWWASFLLGLVVFTVAFILISRVIMKKVMVSIETAGRDLQAQPPRFEKAVRELKEALQYGKWQIYVEGQVNSQIGMIYYMKRDFSNAFPYLEKSFFKNWAAMGMLAICYMKRQKKDKMISTFEKAVQWNGKESLLWGLYAYCLNECGDVSKAKDVLAKGLKKLPGNGPLKDNLDCLEQGKKMKMRNYGDMWFQFHLESLGALQKHQMAAMGGRMQRRTVARR is encoded by the coding sequence ATGTATAATATCCTCATTTCCGCCGCCTCGGGCGTGGCATTGTTTCTACTGCTGCTTTTCGCCGTCAAGCTCCCTTGGTGGGCGTCGTTCTTACTCGGTTTGGTGGTATTCACCGTTGCCTTCATACTCATCTCCCGCGTCATCATGAAGAAGGTCATGGTTTCCATTGAAACTGCCGGCAGGGATCTCCAAGCGCAACCGCCACGCTTTGAAAAGGCCGTTCGCGAGTTGAAGGAGGCCCTGCAATATGGTAAATGGCAAATCTACGTGGAAGGTCAGGTCAACTCCCAGATAGGCATGATCTACTACATGAAGCGCGATTTCTCCAATGCCTTCCCGTATCTCGAAAAATCTTTTTTCAAAAACTGGGCGGCCATGGGGATGCTGGCCATCTGTTACATGAAGCGCCAGAAAAAGGACAAAATGATCAGCACCTTTGAGAAGGCGGTCCAGTGGAACGGCAAGGAGTCGTTACTTTGGGGCTTATACGCCTACTGCCTGAACGAGTGCGGCGACGTGTCGAAAGCCAAGGATGTTCTGGCAAAAGGATTGAAAAAGCTGCCCGGCAATGGTCCGCTCAAGGATAACCTCGACTGCCTGGAACAGGGCAAGAAGATGAAGATGAGAAATTACGGCGACATGTGGTTCCAGTTCCACCTGGAGAGCCTTGGAGCCCTGCAGAAACACCAGATGGCGGCCATGGGCGGTCGTATGCAACGTCGCACGGTGGCCAGAAGGTAG
- a CDS encoding nitroreductase family protein, whose amino-acid sequence METLEAIRTRKSVRRFSDRPVEVEKLQSILEAARMAPSWANMQCWRFVVVQEPALKRRISELSGADSVFTTKGYKSNPSQRALADAPVVIAACAECNQSGDTRGQQYYMTDVGFAAASLMLAAHSLGLGSVFVGIFDEKQVGSLLGIPAYISIVGLIPLGYPQEIPESVPLRKPLSEIIHYEKWGA is encoded by the coding sequence ATGGAAACTCTTGAAGCGATACGGACCAGGAAGAGCGTTCGCAGATTTTCCGACAGGCCGGTGGAAGTGGAGAAACTCCAGAGCATTCTGGAGGCGGCCCGCATGGCGCCTTCGTGGGCTAACATGCAGTGCTGGCGGTTTGTGGTTGTCCAGGAGCCTGCCCTGAAGCGAAGAATCAGCGAGCTTTCAGGGGCGGATTCCGTTTTCACAACAAAGGGGTACAAGTCTAACCCTTCTCAAAGAGCCCTTGCCGATGCACCGGTGGTGATCGCCGCCTGCGCCGAATGCAATCAATCGGGCGACACGCGGGGACAGCAGTACTACATGACCGACGTGGGGTTCGCCGCGGCAAGTTTGATGCTGGCCGCCCATAGTCTGGGTCTGGGAAGCGTCTTTGTTGGGATTTTTGACGAAAAACAGGTGGGGAGTCTGCTCGGTATTCCGGCCTACATCAGCATCGTGGGGCTCATACCGTTGGGCTACCCGCAAGAGATCCCGGAGAGCGTACCTTTGCGCAAGCCATTGTCTGAAATCATACATTACGAAAAATGGGGGGCATAA
- a CDS encoding GSU3473 family protein: protein MLIHVLYDDNRYDYVKGFQLDRLLETKKVQRFKRSTGWVTVGVDPVRWRRSPNYNGVERRGGTNA from the coding sequence ATGCTTATCCATGTTCTCTATGACGACAATAGGTATGATTACGTCAAGGGGTTCCAGCTTGATCGGCTGTTGGAAACGAAAAAGGTCCAACGGTTCAAGCGTAGTACGGGGTGGGTCACCGTCGGCGTAGATCCTGTTCGGTGGAGAAGAAGCCCAAATTATAATGGAGTTGAGCGAAGAGGCGGCACAAATGCCTAA